One genomic segment of Arenicella xantha includes these proteins:
- the coaBC gene encoding bifunctional phosphopantothenoylcysteine decarboxylase/phosphopantothenate--cysteine ligase CoaBC, producing MIRVAPNIGDNRVIPTESLNLKTLTNKRVLLGVSAGIAAYKTPDLVRKLTELGAEVQVIMSRNSEQFVAPLALQAVSGHAVHNYAMTAESESGMGHIDLARWADIVLIAPATANIIARLCQGNADELLTTVCVATEAPIAVAPAMNQQMWQNHATLSNIDLLTQRQIHVLGPDSGEQACGEVGPGRMLQPAEIAQRVAELFTSTALTGRRIMLTAGPTWEAIDPVRGITNHSSGMMGYALAQAAAEAGAQVTLISGPTSLTKPERVTSVDVVSACDMHNAVMERIAEQDIFIGVAAVADYRPVDSADQKIKKNADEMTITMVKNPDILADVANLEHAPFCVGFAAETHDVVDYARGKLERKKLDLIAANHVGGSETGFGVPDNAISLISRDRVLDLPKQSKHALARRLIIEIADSYQKKNEKQT from the coding sequence ATGATTCGAGTGGCGCCCAATATCGGCGACAATCGAGTAATTCCAACCGAGAGCCTCAATTTGAAAACCCTCACCAATAAACGTGTTTTACTTGGCGTCAGCGCTGGCATTGCCGCGTATAAGACTCCCGACTTAGTTCGGAAGCTCACGGAGCTAGGGGCCGAGGTGCAAGTAATCATGAGCCGCAATTCTGAGCAGTTCGTTGCACCACTTGCACTGCAAGCGGTCAGCGGCCATGCAGTACACAATTACGCCATGACCGCCGAAAGTGAATCCGGCATGGGTCATATTGACTTAGCGCGCTGGGCCGACATCGTGCTAATTGCCCCAGCCACCGCGAACATTATTGCTCGCCTATGCCAAGGCAATGCCGACGAGCTACTCACTACCGTGTGCGTGGCCACTGAGGCACCGATAGCGGTAGCGCCAGCAATGAATCAACAAATGTGGCAAAACCACGCCACGCTGAGCAATATAGACCTTCTAACACAACGCCAGATTCATGTGCTAGGCCCCGATTCTGGCGAGCAAGCATGCGGCGAAGTCGGGCCAGGCCGCATGTTACAGCCGGCCGAGATTGCCCAACGCGTTGCCGAGCTATTTACCTCAACGGCGCTAACTGGCCGCCGCATTATGCTCACCGCAGGCCCCACATGGGAAGCAATCGACCCGGTCAGAGGCATCACCAATCACAGCTCAGGCATGATGGGTTACGCGCTCGCACAAGCCGCCGCTGAAGCCGGTGCACAAGTAACGTTAATAAGCGGCCCTACCTCGCTCACTAAACCCGAGCGAGTAACAAGCGTCGATGTGGTGTCAGCTTGTGACATGCACAACGCAGTAATGGAACGCATCGCTGAACAAGACATCTTTATTGGCGTGGCCGCGGTAGCCGATTATCGGCCGGTCGACTCTGCGGATCAAAAAATCAAGAAGAACGCTGACGAAATGACTATCACCATGGTCAAAAACCCCGATATCTTAGCCGACGTCGCCAACTTAGAGCACGCGCCGTTTTGTGTTGGATTTGCCGCCGAAACCCACGATGTTGTTGACTATGCGCGCGGTAAATTAGAACGCAAGAAGCTCGACCTAATCGCCGCCAATCATGTCGGTGGTAGCGAAACCGGTTTTGGCGTTCCAGACAACGCTATTTCGCTGATTAGCCGCGACCGCGTCCTTGATCTTCCCAAACAAAGCAAACATGCGCTGGCTCGCCGCCTGATTATCGAAATCGCCGACAGCTACCAAAAAAAGAATGAGAAACAAACATGA
- the hfq gene encoding RNA chaperone Hfq → MAQNKGTALQDPFLNALRKERIPVSIYLVNGIKLQGQVESFDQFVIVLRNTVNQMIYKHAVSTVVPSKAVRIEFDEAE, encoded by the coding sequence ATGGCACAGAATAAAGGAACAGCGCTTCAAGATCCCTTCCTTAACGCGCTACGAAAGGAACGAATTCCGGTATCAATCTATTTAGTTAACGGTATCAAATTGCAGGGGCAAGTTGAATCGTTTGATCAATTTGTCATTGTGTTACGAAATACTGTGAATCAGATGATTTACAAGCATGCGGTCTCGACCGTGGTGCCGTCTAAAGCGGTACGGATTGAGTTTGATGAGGCAGAGTAG
- the hflX gene encoding ribosome rescue GTPase HflX — MFELAEAKAKPNALILYQRDSAQEDSEILEEIQLLAESAGAVVIDTITAFRRSPDPSTYIGKGKVAEISERIEPESIDLVILNHSVSPIQERNLEKELKVRVLDRTGLILDIFAQRATSHEGKLQVELAQLQHIATRLVRGWTHLERQKGGIGLRGPGETQLETDRRLIGHRIKALNKRLDTVSAQRQLRRKSRAKVPVPTVSLVGYTNAGKSSLFNRITDSDLYVQDQLFATLDTTMRRVELPEFGAAILSDTVGFIRDLPHSLVEAFHSTLEEVSNAHLLLHVVDVVSNHREECISEVNSVLSEIEASSIPTIMVYNKIDLSGTAPKIKRDPDGRVKAVWLSAHTGAGVDLLLTAIEEYLSVLHTRCRVTFAASEGRLRAALYEKHIVKQEVVADDGSFELELELSPADLGWLRKQNKIQEIETL, encoded by the coding sequence GTGTTTGAACTCGCTGAAGCGAAAGCTAAACCTAATGCGCTGATTTTGTATCAGCGCGACTCGGCTCAAGAAGATAGTGAAATTCTTGAAGAAATACAATTGCTTGCTGAGTCAGCTGGAGCGGTTGTTATTGATACTATTACGGCTTTTCGTCGCAGTCCTGACCCTTCTACTTATATTGGTAAAGGCAAAGTTGCTGAAATCAGTGAGCGGATTGAGCCAGAGTCGATCGATTTAGTGATCTTGAATCATTCCGTGAGTCCGATCCAAGAGCGTAACCTTGAAAAAGAACTTAAGGTGCGAGTACTGGATCGAACTGGGTTGATTTTAGATATCTTTGCGCAGCGCGCCACCAGTCATGAGGGTAAGCTGCAAGTCGAACTGGCTCAGCTACAACATATTGCCACTCGCCTAGTACGCGGCTGGACTCACTTGGAACGCCAGAAAGGTGGTATTGGCCTACGTGGTCCAGGTGAAACTCAATTGGAAACCGATCGGCGGCTAATCGGGCATCGAATTAAGGCGCTTAATAAACGTTTAGATACTGTATCGGCTCAGCGCCAATTACGACGCAAGTCACGCGCCAAAGTACCAGTGCCGACGGTGTCATTAGTGGGTTACACCAACGCTGGCAAGTCTTCGTTATTTAATAGAATTACGGATTCGGATTTATACGTCCAGGACCAATTGTTTGCGACATTGGACACCACTATGCGACGGGTCGAGTTGCCTGAGTTTGGTGCGGCTATATTGTCAGACACGGTAGGCTTTATTCGAGACCTGCCGCACTCATTGGTTGAAGCATTTCATTCAACGCTGGAAGAGGTGAGTAATGCCCATCTTCTATTGCACGTGGTGGATGTGGTTAGTAATCATCGCGAAGAATGCATTTCTGAAGTAAATAGCGTGCTGAGCGAGATTGAAGCATCATCGATACCAACAATCATGGTATACAACAAAATTGATTTATCTGGAACCGCCCCCAAGATCAAGCGAGATCCAGATGGACGAGTAAAAGCCGTCTGGTTGTCTGCCCATACCGGGGCTGGGGTCGATCTTTTATTGACGGCAATCGAAGAATATTTGTCGGTTCTACATACCCGCTGTCGGGTCACATTTGCTGCAAGTGAAGGTAGACTGCGAGCCGCATTGTACGAAAAACATATCGTCAAACAAGAAGTTGTCGCAGACGACGGATCGTTTGAGTTAGAGCTTGAACTTTCGCCCGCCGATTTAGGTTGGCTGCGGAAACAGAACAAGATACAAGAAATTGAAACATTGTAG
- the rpmB gene encoding 50S ribosomal protein L28: protein MARICQVTGKGTTFGNNVSHANNRTRRTFMPNLHYRKFWVESESRWVRLRVSSKGIRIIDKKGIDTVLKDLRTSGVKV from the coding sequence ATGGCTAGAATATGTCAGGTGACCGGTAAAGGTACAACGTTTGGTAACAACGTGTCACACGCGAACAATCGCACGCGTCGCACATTTATGCCGAATTTGCACTACCGCAAATTTTGGGTTGAAAGTGAGAGCCGTTGGGTTCGATTGCGCGTGTCTTCTAAAGGCATTCGTATTATCGACAAAAAAGGCATTGATACAGTCTTGAAAGACTTGCGCACTAGTGGCGTAAAGGTATAA
- the mutL gene encoding DNA mismatch repair endonuclease MutL, which yields MPESLHESHRIQALDPRLINQIAAGEIIERPASMLKELVENALDAGATSIDIEVDNAGVKRLKITDNGHGILRQDLAMALSRHATSKIHDLDDLEQIATLGFRGEALPSIASVTRMSIQSREQDADQAWLVSSDGNNITTDPQPIAHPVGTTIETRDLFYNTPARRKFLRTDTTEFKHLDQVVRRMALSRFDVAFKLSHNGRVVMHLPAVPADDPRRLKMVCGDNVPENSVYFDEQREDMRLSGWAGLPSFSRSQADMQYFFLNGRLIRDKTVVHAIRLGYQDVLFHGRHPVYVLYLEMDPARVDVNVHPTKHEVRFRESGQVHSFVFRTLQAVMSRSAGEVGSLQVDAETGAAAPKPLSANELAPQITQQNPLRYRESEPLTPQQVRDQITGYQTISQGVFRASPSQGMVEPAVISSTLNAITLNATTLNATTSVAEHASDAESEIPPLGYALAQLKGVYILAENTQGLILVDMHAAHERITYERLKSAVEAAAVRQQPLLVPVTIQVSDSEIQAWQEQRELFDQLGLEVEQLDTKVLVIRSVPDILVNADVSQLVRDVLSDLVADEHSSRITDTIHEILSSMACHGSVRANRLLSIAEMNALLRDMEATERSGQCNHGRPTWVQMSLSQLDGWFKRGQ from the coding sequence ATGCCTGAATCGCTTCACGAGTCTCATCGAATACAAGCCCTGGACCCGCGTCTGATTAATCAGATTGCGGCCGGCGAAATCATCGAACGCCCGGCGTCGATGCTAAAAGAGCTGGTGGAAAATGCACTGGATGCTGGTGCTACGTCGATTGATATTGAGGTCGACAATGCTGGCGTAAAGCGCCTTAAAATTACCGATAATGGCCACGGGATCTTGCGCCAAGATTTGGCGATGGCTTTGTCGCGTCATGCAACGAGTAAAATTCATGATTTAGATGACCTCGAGCAGATCGCTACGCTCGGGTTTCGCGGCGAAGCATTGCCGAGTATCGCGTCGGTAACGCGCATGTCGATTCAGTCTCGCGAGCAAGATGCAGATCAAGCATGGCTGGTGTCGAGTGACGGTAATAATATAACCACCGACCCTCAGCCGATTGCTCATCCGGTTGGCACCACCATTGAAACGCGCGACCTATTTTACAATACGCCAGCGCGACGTAAGTTCTTGCGCACCGATACCACCGAGTTCAAACATTTAGATCAAGTCGTCCGGCGCATGGCCTTGTCGCGCTTCGATGTGGCTTTTAAATTGTCGCACAATGGTCGTGTTGTCATGCATTTGCCGGCCGTGCCAGCTGATGATCCGCGTCGTTTGAAAATGGTGTGTGGTGACAATGTGCCCGAAAATAGTGTGTATTTTGATGAGCAGCGTGAGGATATGCGCTTATCTGGGTGGGCTGGCTTGCCTAGCTTCTCTCGCAGCCAAGCGGATATGCAGTACTTCTTTCTCAATGGTCGATTGATCCGCGACAAAACAGTGGTTCACGCGATTCGATTGGGTTATCAAGACGTACTGTTTCACGGGCGGCATCCGGTTTATGTGTTGTATCTCGAAATGGATCCAGCGCGCGTTGACGTTAATGTGCATCCAACCAAGCATGAGGTACGCTTTCGTGAGAGTGGCCAAGTGCATAGCTTTGTGTTTCGTACGTTGCAGGCGGTAATGAGCCGCAGTGCTGGCGAAGTGGGTAGCTTACAGGTTGATGCAGAGACTGGTGCGGCGGCGCCTAAGCCGCTCAGCGCGAATGAGCTCGCCCCGCAAATAACTCAACAAAACCCATTGCGTTACCGTGAGTCTGAGCCGTTGACGCCACAGCAGGTTCGAGACCAAATAACGGGTTATCAAACGATTTCGCAGGGCGTGTTTCGAGCTAGTCCGAGCCAAGGTATGGTTGAGCCGGCTGTGATTTCATCAACTTTGAATGCGATCACTTTGAACGCGACCACTTTGAATGCGACCACTAGTGTTGCTGAGCATGCTAGTGATGCCGAGTCGGAAATTCCTCCTTTGGGTTATGCGCTAGCGCAGCTCAAGGGTGTGTATATTTTGGCTGAGAATACGCAAGGCCTTATTCTGGTTGATATGCACGCGGCTCATGAACGTATTACCTATGAACGACTAAAGTCCGCGGTTGAAGCGGCCGCCGTTAGGCAGCAGCCCTTGCTGGTGCCGGTTACTATTCAAGTGAGTGATAGTGAGATTCAAGCATGGCAGGAGCAGCGTGAGTTGTTCGACCAGCTAGGCCTTGAAGTTGAGCAGCTTGATACTAAAGTATTGGTTATTCGCAGTGTGCCGGATATATTGGTCAATGCTGATGTGTCGCAGTTGGTACGCGATGTGTTGTCAGATTTGGTGGCCGACGAGCACAGTAGCCGCATTACCGACACCATTCATGAGATATTGTCATCAATGGCTTGTCATGGTTCGGTGCGCGCAAATCGCTTGTTATCGATCGCTGAAATGAATGCACTGCTGCGTGATATGGAAGCTACTGAGCGCAGTGGACAGTGTAATCACGGGCGTCCGACCTGGGTGCAAATGTCTTTGTCGCAATTAGATGGTTGGTTCAAGCGTGGCCAGTAA
- the rpmG gene encoding 50S ribosomal protein L33 — protein sequence MRDKIKLVSTAKTGHYYTTTKNKRTMTEKMVIKKYDPVVRKHVEYKEAKIK from the coding sequence ATGAGAGATAAAATTAAGTTGGTGTCCACGGCTAAAACTGGGCATTACTACACGACCACTAAGAACAAGCGTACTATGACTGAAAAAATGGTCATAAAGAAGTATGATCCAGTGGTTCGTAAGCACGTCGAATACAAGGAAGCTAAAATCAAGTAG
- the radC gene encoding RadC family protein, whose amino-acid sequence MPIKDWPEAERPREKLLSNGAQSLSDAELLALFIRTGIPGKTAIDMAREALLEAGGLRALLNMSRTEIKQFKGIGDAKYVQFSAALELGRRYLMERLERGEAITSPQASRDYLTLQLRDKPYEAFFVMYLDSKHRVIQHQELFRGTIDNASVPVREVVKEALKHNAAAMIVAHNHPSGVAEPSAADRALTETLSLALAMVGVKLLDHFVVGDSQVVSFAEMGALP is encoded by the coding sequence TTGCCAATTAAAGATTGGCCAGAGGCTGAGCGACCGCGCGAGAAGTTGCTGTCCAATGGTGCGCAATCGCTGAGTGATGCAGAGCTATTGGCTTTGTTTATTCGCACCGGCATTCCTGGTAAGACGGCCATTGATATGGCTCGCGAAGCGCTGTTGGAGGCGGGCGGATTGCGTGCGTTGTTAAATATGTCGCGCACTGAAATTAAACAATTTAAGGGAATTGGTGATGCTAAATATGTTCAATTTAGTGCGGCGCTTGAGTTGGGGCGACGATATTTGATGGAGCGGTTAGAGCGCGGCGAAGCGATTACCAGCCCGCAAGCGAGTCGCGACTATTTAACGTTGCAGTTGAGAGACAAGCCTTACGAGGCATTTTTTGTGATGTATCTCGACAGCAAGCATCGAGTTATTCAGCATCAAGAGTTGTTTCGGGGCACTATCGATAACGCCTCGGTGCCGGTTAGAGAGGTAGTCAAAGAGGCGCTAAAACATAATGCAGCCGCCATGATAGTAGCGCATAATCATCCTTCTGGCGTGGCTGAACCAAGTGCGGCCGACAGAGCGCTTACCGAAACTTTGTCGTTGGCGCTGGCGATGGTGGGGGTCAAGCTTCTTGATCATTTTGTCGTTGGTGACTCTCAAGTTGTTTCGTTTGCTGAGATGGGCGCGCTGCCGTGA
- the queG gene encoding tRNA epoxyqueuosine(34) reductase QueG has translation MTSPTSNSHESLSTEQLNALAKQIKDWGLDLGFDAVGISDTDLSEHEAHLENWVAAGMHGEMDYMHKHGVKRTQPSKLVEGTRRVISVRMDYAPADIRNAETMLAQDSIGYISRYALGRDYHKVLRARLKKLAQRIQEKIGDFGYRVFTDSAPVMEKAIAEKAGLGWIGKHSNLLDSKTGSWFFLGELYVDLPLPTDQTATNHCGSCQRCIDVCPTQAIIGPYQVDARLCISYLTIELKGAIPTELRAKMGNRIYGCDDCQFVCPWNKFAQTTKEPDFTPRAELTDQKLVDLFGWTEEQFLRNTEGTAIRRIGYESWLRNIAIALGNASPTAASIKALKARRESATELVKEHIDWALTQHQAANLPTSAEELSTHK, from the coding sequence ATGACATCTCCAACCAGCAATTCACATGAAAGCTTGAGCACTGAACAGCTCAACGCACTCGCCAAGCAAATAAAAGACTGGGGGCTAGACCTCGGCTTTGACGCCGTCGGCATTTCCGACACCGACCTCAGCGAACATGAAGCACACTTAGAAAACTGGGTTGCGGCTGGCATGCATGGCGAAATGGACTACATGCACAAACATGGTGTAAAACGCACACAACCAAGCAAGTTGGTCGAAGGCACACGGAGAGTGATTTCAGTACGCATGGATTATGCTCCCGCTGACATTCGGAATGCCGAGACAATGCTCGCGCAAGACTCCATTGGCTATATCTCGCGTTACGCTCTGGGCCGTGATTACCACAAGGTACTGCGCGCGCGCCTTAAAAAGTTGGCACAACGGATTCAAGAAAAGATTGGCGATTTCGGCTATCGCGTTTTTACTGACAGCGCCCCCGTTATGGAAAAAGCGATTGCCGAGAAAGCTGGTTTAGGCTGGATCGGCAAACACAGCAACCTGCTTGATTCAAAAACCGGATCGTGGTTCTTCTTAGGCGAACTCTATGTTGACTTACCGCTACCTACCGACCAAACGGCCACCAATCATTGCGGAAGCTGCCAACGCTGTATTGATGTATGCCCAACGCAAGCGATCATTGGCCCTTATCAAGTTGACGCTCGGCTATGCATCTCGTACTTAACCATCGAATTAAAAGGCGCTATTCCTACCGAGCTGCGCGCCAAAATGGGTAACCGAATCTACGGTTGTGACGATTGTCAATTCGTTTGCCCGTGGAATAAGTTTGCGCAGACCACGAAAGAACCCGATTTCACACCCAGAGCTGAGTTAACCGATCAAAAATTAGTCGATTTATTCGGATGGACCGAGGAGCAGTTTTTGCGTAACACCGAGGGCACCGCAATTCGTCGAATAGGCTATGAAAGCTGGTTAAGAAATATAGCGATCGCACTCGGCAACGCCTCACCAACAGCAGCGTCAATTAAGGCACTTAAAGCACGTCGCGAGAGCGCTACAGAGCTTGTTAAAGAACACATCGACTGGGCATTAACGCAGCATCAAGCAGCGAACTTACCAACATCAGCGGAAGAACTTAGCACGCACAAATAA
- the tsaE gene encoding tRNA (adenosine(37)-N6)-threonylcarbamoyltransferase complex ATPase subunit type 1 TsaE: MQSLFESKNLENSEGLAQCQSLDDTEAAGRAIAAQLTFPSCVYLDGAMAAGKTTLAKSIIHGLGYVGDVTSPTYNLVQEYPVRGGTVYHMDLYRLEAPEELEFLALDDLWGEQSIFLVEWSERGVGWLPPATHRVEIELPLDAPSTYRNIVFKTGASLKT, translated from the coding sequence ATGCAATCACTTTTTGAATCCAAAAACCTAGAAAATTCTGAAGGCTTGGCTCAATGTCAAAGTCTTGATGATACTGAGGCGGCAGGCCGGGCTATCGCGGCACAGCTTACATTCCCGAGTTGTGTGTATCTGGATGGCGCGATGGCGGCGGGCAAAACAACCTTAGCTAAATCAATTATCCATGGTTTGGGCTATGTCGGCGACGTTACCAGCCCAACCTATAACTTGGTGCAGGAATATCCGGTGCGCGGTGGTACGGTATATCACATGGATTTATATCGACTCGAAGCACCTGAGGAGCTTGAGTTTTTAGCCCTTGATGATTTGTGGGGAGAGCAAAGTATATTTCTAGTTGAGTGGTCGGAGCGTGGAGTTGGCTGGCTGCCGCCAGCGACGCATCGAGTCGAAATCGAGTTGCCGCTGGATGCGCCGTCGACCTATCGCAATATAGTTTTCAAAACGGGTGCTTCGCTCAAGACCTAA
- a CDS encoding N-acetylmuramoyl-L-alanine amidase has product MLPVTVRQSMRLVLAALMAICLCLAVTVQAQSNAKRQVNNLRIWHAPDKTRLVFDVSEDVIHQVFDLDSPHRVVIDIQNANLKMVLPKLDAANAHISAIRSGRPRDNVLRLVLDLKKQLQQTSFVLTPNELYGYRLVVDLIDPDAAVLSDAEQSNSGATVPASLDPNQSSSSDAPPTTTPTIDASIPATEAVEATAPTLEPVIMEVAPVKKLVVAIDAGHGGEDPGALGHRGSREKVITLEIAKRLKRAVDSDGRMEAVLIRTGDYYIDLNQRRQMARTKGADLFVSIHADAFGRKSANGLSVFALSQSGATSAMAKALAAKENASDLIGGVSLANKDQVLAQVLVDLSMTNTISESVNLGGRVLKELSKVGRLHSKRVEQAGFAVLKSPDMPSILIETGFITNPDEERNLRSSRYQQKIADAVYTAITQYYEQTPYYSAASYAAPRISNGSASTSGATAYHRVVRGDSLSVIAARYGTTMRELKRLNNMRSNTVMLGTRLRVPAPAGQLSSSAGNAARSPVEHVVVNGDSLSKISAQYNITIRAIKSLNNLSKDTLYLGQRLKLPAGSNTPRVPRTHRVRRGDTLSEIALKYGSTEKKIMHANQMRSRTVMLGQTLKIP; this is encoded by the coding sequence ATGCTCCCTGTTACTGTCCGCCAGTCTATGCGACTGGTGCTGGCTGCGTTGATGGCAATTTGTTTGTGTTTGGCGGTGACCGTTCAGGCCCAGTCTAATGCTAAGAGGCAGGTCAATAATTTACGCATTTGGCATGCGCCGGACAAAACCCGTTTGGTATTTGATGTTTCAGAAGATGTGATTCATCAGGTGTTTGATTTAGATTCGCCACACCGCGTGGTTATCGATATTCAAAATGCTAATCTGAAAATGGTGTTGCCGAAGCTAGACGCCGCGAATGCGCATATCAGTGCAATTCGTTCGGGGCGACCTCGAGACAATGTATTGCGCTTGGTTCTCGATTTAAAAAAGCAGTTGCAGCAAACCAGTTTTGTGCTTACGCCCAACGAGTTGTATGGGTATCGTTTGGTGGTCGACTTAATTGATCCAGACGCCGCAGTGCTAAGCGACGCTGAGCAATCAAATAGTGGCGCAACAGTGCCGGCTAGTTTAGACCCTAATCAAAGCTCAAGTAGCGACGCGCCACCAACTACAACGCCAACTATCGACGCGTCGATTCCAGCTACTGAGGCTGTTGAGGCGACCGCTCCGACGCTTGAGCCGGTAATAATGGAAGTGGCACCAGTTAAAAAACTAGTGGTGGCGATTGACGCTGGACACGGCGGTGAAGACCCTGGTGCGCTTGGTCACCGAGGCAGTCGTGAGAAAGTGATAACACTAGAAATTGCTAAGCGCTTGAAGCGTGCGGTGGACTCCGATGGTCGCATGGAGGCGGTGTTAATTCGAACTGGTGACTACTACATTGACCTAAATCAGCGGCGACAAATGGCGCGAACCAAAGGTGCTGATTTGTTTGTTTCTATTCATGCCGATGCCTTTGGGCGCAAGTCTGCCAATGGTTTGTCGGTGTTTGCCTTATCTCAGAGCGGCGCGACTAGCGCCATGGCCAAAGCATTAGCGGCCAAGGAAAACGCATCGGATTTAATTGGTGGGGTTAGTCTAGCCAATAAAGATCAGGTGTTAGCTCAAGTCCTGGTTGATTTGTCGATGACCAATACCATTAGTGAAAGCGTCAATCTAGGTGGGCGGGTACTCAAAGAATTGAGCAAAGTAGGGCGGTTACACAGCAAACGCGTGGAGCAAGCGGGGTTTGCGGTTTTAAAGTCGCCAGATATGCCATCAATATTGATTGAAACTGGCTTTATTACTAACCCCGACGAGGAGCGAAATCTTCGTTCATCGCGTTACCAACAGAAAATTGCGGATGCAGTTTATACTGCGATCACTCAGTATTACGAACAAACTCCATATTACAGCGCGGCTAGCTATGCGGCACCACGCATAAGCAATGGTTCGGCGTCGACTAGCGGTGCTACCGCCTATCATCGTGTTGTTCGAGGTGATAGCTTGTCGGTGATTGCCGCTCGTTACGGCACCACAATGCGAGAGTTGAAGCGCCTTAACAATATGCGTAGCAACACAGTGATGCTTGGCACTCGCCTAAGAGTTCCTGCACCGGCCGGTCAGTTAAGCTCGTCAGCTGGTAATGCGGCGAGATCACCAGTTGAACACGTGGTGGTAAACGGCGATTCGCTGTCCAAGATTTCGGCGCAATACAATATTACAATCCGCGCGATTAAGTCGCTAAATAACTTAAGTAAGGACACTTTGTATTTGGGGCAGCGTCTAAAATTACCAGCAGGTAGCAATACGCCCCGAGTGCCCCGAACTCACCGAGTGCGGCGTGGTGATACGCTCTCGGAAATAGCGTTAAAATACGGTTCGACTGAGAAAAAAATAATGCATGCCAATCAAATGCGTAGTCGAACTGTTATGCTTGGACAGACCTTAAAAATCCCTTAA
- the miaA gene encoding tRNA (adenosine(37)-N6)-dimethylallyltransferase MiaA: protein MVGSSVASNGQVSVEHTGELLPVVCLMGPTATGKTDAAAQLTESLDAEIISVDSSLVYRGMDIGTAKPDAEFLRRYPHHLVDIRDPNDTYSVADFYQDCTRLIEQITARGRVPILAGGTMFYYNALEQGLTDLPQANPALRAEIDSQAKALGWTAMHQKLAQLDSESAARIDPQDTQRVQRALEIVMSSGMTVQAHNAKRKPGIANPLVKIALAFSDRSVLHERIALRFDIMLEQGLQSEVEALLQSGVNRDTPAMRMIGYRQMLEFLEDGLTKTVMRDKGVAATRQLAKRQLTWLRNQRNVLWWMDSGLKDKQFQPLVQLVRSIIRV, encoded by the coding sequence ATGGTTGGTTCAAGCGTGGCCAGTAACGGCCAAGTGAGTGTCGAGCACACTGGCGAGTTGTTGCCAGTGGTGTGTTTAATGGGGCCTACTGCGACCGGTAAAACCGACGCGGCGGCTCAGCTCACTGAGTCGCTCGACGCGGAAATTATTAGTGTCGATTCGTCGTTGGTGTATCGCGGCATGGACATTGGCACCGCCAAACCCGATGCTGAATTTTTGCGGCGTTACCCGCATCACTTAGTCGATATTCGCGACCCCAACGACACTTACTCAGTTGCCGACTTTTACCAAGACTGCACCCGTTTAATCGAGCAGATCACGGCACGCGGGCGAGTGCCAATTCTGGCTGGTGGCACGATGTTCTACTATAACGCCTTGGAACAAGGGTTGACCGACTTGCCGCAAGCGAATCCTGCTTTGCGGGCCGAGATCGACTCTCAAGCTAAAGCATTAGGTTGGACGGCGATGCACCAAAAATTGGCGCAGTTAGACTCTGAAAGTGCTGCCCGAATTGACCCTCAAGATACGCAGCGTGTGCAGCGAGCGTTGGAAATCGTTATGAGTAGTGGCATGACCGTGCAGGCGCACAATGCCAAGCGCAAACCGGGTATCGCTAATCCGTTGGTTAAAATTGCATTGGCGTTTTCTGATCGTTCGGTATTGCATGAGCGTATCGCGCTCCGTTTCGATATTATGTTGGAGCAGGGATTGCAGTCTGAGGTCGAAGCGTTGTTGCAGTCGGGCGTTAATCGAGATACTCCGGCAATGCGCATGATTGGGTATCGACAAATGCTTGAATTTTTAGAAGACGGCCTCACTAAGACAGTGATGCGTGACAAAGGTGTTGCTGCGACACGCCAGCTGGCTAAGCGACAGCTTACTTGGCTGAGAAATCAACGTAATGTGCTGTGGTGGATGGACTCTGGTTTAAAAGATAAGCAATTTCAACCGCTTGTCCAACTAGTTCGCTCTATTATTAGGGTTTAG